GGCCATGGCCGACACGATGACCGGGGCGCTCCGGAAGAAGAGGTCGTCGCTCACCCAGAGCTGGTCGAAGCCCCAGCGCTCGGCCGCCTTGGCGAGGGAGACGTACTGCGGCAGGGTCAGGTCGTTGTTGACGCGCAGGCTGAAGCGCATCGGCGCCTCGGGGCAGAATAGCGGCTCCGCCAGCGGTTGACAAGGTCAGGTATCAATGGGTGGGCCATGAGCCCTTCTTACCCTCTCCCCCACCGGGGGAGAGGGCAGGGGTGAGGGTCTCGAGCCCGCGCCGCGTGTCCCCGAGGCGCCGCGATTGAGCGGGGCGCGGGTCTTCGCTATACTCCGCCCGCATGAAGCCGCGCCAGCCCGGGCCGCGACCGCGTGAGTCTCAGGTGACCGTGCGGAGCGCGCTCCGGGACGCCCTCCGGACCGGGTCCTTGACCGCGCGCGAGCTGTCGGCCCGCGTCGGCATTCCGGAGAAGCAGGTCGCCGGGCACCTCGAGCACCTCGATCGCTCCCTCCGGGCGGCCGGGGAGCGGCTCCACGTCGAGCCGGCCTGCTGCCTGGACTGCGGGTTCGTCTTCCGCAAGCGCGACCGGCTCAGCCGGCCCTCCCGGTGCCCGGTGTGCCGCAGCGAGCATCTGGATGGGCCGCGGTTCGCGATCGTCCCCCCATGACGGGACGGCGGCTGTCCCAGCCCTCCTTCGCCTTCCTCCTCAACGCGCCGGCGCTCGTGGCGATCGTCCTGCTGGTCGGCTACCCGATCGTCTACTCGGCCTGGCTCAGCCTGCACCGGTACAACCTCAAGCGTCCCCGGCTCTTCCGCTTCGTCGGCGTCGAGAACTACCTGACGCTCCTCCGCGCCGAGGAGTTCTGGGCGGCGCTCCAGGTGACGCTCGTGTTCACCGCCCTCGCGGTGACCCTGGTGGTCGTCCTCGCCATCCTGATCGCCCTGCTCCTCAGCGAGCCGTTCCCGGGCCGCGGGCTGGTCCGGACGCTCGTCCTCGTTCCGTGGGCCATCCCGCCGGTCGTCAACGGCCTCATGTGGCAGTGGATCTACGAC
This is a stretch of genomic DNA from Candidatus Methylomirabilota bacterium. It encodes these proteins:
- a CDS encoding transcriptional regulator; its protein translation is MTVRSALRDALRTGSLTARELSARVGIPEKQVAGHLEHLDRSLRAAGERLHVEPACCLDCGFVFRKRDRLSRPSRCPVCRSEHLDGPRFAIVPP